ACAGATTTCTTATGGCATGACATAGTAGAGAGGGAGTTGACTTGGGGTTAATTTTGTTTCTGGAAACATACTATGTGATACTGGATAAGtttcttatgtttttattataaagactcttctctaaaactataagtaGCTAAGAAGTTGACAATCAGAATTAgcgaaataatttttcttatgagaaattttcaataaaattacaAGTCAAGTTCTACCCCAATCTTGCCCACCTAAAAGAGAGAgctaaaacaataacaaaaaaagtatgACATAAAGTATATTTGGATAAGTGCCTAAAGCAGGTATAAACAATATGTTACTCCACTGCTTCCAAAGTGGGCAAAATTACTTCCAAAATGAGTGGGGTATCAGTTAGAGAAGACATAATGAATTGAATACATATATTCTCTCATTGATTTTACTGTACAGGTCATACCACTTTTTTCTGTACCCTGAACAATCTGTAGGGGTAATCAATTTAGTTTTTGAATAttattgcttacattttgttttgtgaCACTTATGATCTAGAATATTTAGTTGtcaaattttgctttaaaaatacaaaacaaaactcaaaggTTTCTGTTTTCTAACACAAAGAGACCATTTAAATTACTTTGTTCTTTGAGTACTTGGGGTCTGCcctgaaatggaaagaataataactCTATGGAAATTGCAATAGATTGGGTATGTGTGACCTTTGAGAAACTGCATCCCTTCTCTGTGCCACAGCTTTCCCCATTCCCAAATGAAGGCTTTGAGCAAGATGAGCATTGGGTTCTCTTGAGTTTTAATATTCAGTGTTCTAAGCTTTTTTATCTAACTTTGGCTATCTATGCTTTAACTTGCCTCCcaaatcttatattttaaatctcTAAAATTCCTTACAACAAGTGGATATGAATCTCATAACAGTGTTGATGCTGTTTCTTGGTCCAATCCATTCTCTGACAGAGGATATCCgaatgcctgaaaaaaaaaaaagaaccaagtttTACAAAAAGCattgatgtaaaataaaataaattatgtaacaCTAATGaggaagatgattttattttcaaattggaAGGAAAGTTCTCTGATGAGTAGGATAGTAAAGTTAGTTTAATAAATTAACATAGTTCTCTAAATATTCCAGAAAACCACTTAAGTAAAAAGACAAGTaaagcattttctcatttcttttgaaaagacAGAATAGGGAATCTCACAGTGCCCAGAAGGTTGATCAATGAGAAGTTTCTAGCTACTACTGACAAAGTAAAGAAGTCTGAAGGGAGCTTAACTGATACTAGAACCATATTTCCCTAGTTTATTATGATGTTAACTTTTAGAATATAGATGCCACTGACAGAGGCAACTTTGAACCATTTACACAAGAATAATTACTATTTGTATTCAAGTAACTTAATTCATCATGGGATTTAAGAGTTAAATAGCTCCTTGATCCAGTCCAAccaattcatttcacagataaggaagctaTAATTCAAAGAAAGGCATCAAGTGATTTACAGAAGGTCCCATGCAAACTAGTAACAGAATCAGAATTAGAATTCATATCTGCAGCTTACTGCTTTTCCAGCAATATTATATTGTTTCCACATTGAAGAAGACAGAAAGGATCAAGCCCAGGACTTcatgcaaaaccttttcaattttaataGGAAGGAATCTCAAGTGAGAACCAggatgttatatattttatggaTCATGAGGCACAACACAAAattcggaaaaaaaaaaaaaaactggactcTAATCCTTATCTTGACATTAACACAGTGTATCAACCCAAagcaatctcttccattttatgggccttagtttttttgttttttgtttttttttttttttttttccatctatgaTATGAGAGATTTGGACTCTGTGCCTTATAGCTCCAATGTACTAAGATTCTTTGAGTGGGAAAGAGCTAGACACAAACTTCACCCAGACAACAATTTAACAATTGCCTAAAGTAAATCCTTAGAAATGATGCCTTGTGTTAGGAAACAGAAGTATAGGTTGTTCGCTCAGAATCAGCAGTAGAGGAGCATCCAGCATATTGAATGAAGCCTTTTCTCAGATTAATCAATGGGGAATTTCTGGtcctagagagaaaaagagatgaacaCAAAATTCCAGGAGAAACACAGTGCTCTTACAGTTGGTAAAATACAGCCAAATTCATCATTGGTGATTCCCATCATGACCTGAATGTCAGCAAATTGCTTTTCAGCCAAGAGTTCTTCAGGACTTTTGGGCCAAAATACTCCATCCACAACTATAGGTATGAACACATcatcctgaaagaaaaaaattagtactATAGCTGTATTCCCCcctcaaacaaaaataaattcatttgtaTGTCCTTCCTCTATAGTTGATAGAGGAGAGACATAGTCTCCTTATCCTCTGTTAAGGTCAGGAGGGGAAAGGGTAAAATTATACTGTGGGTGACTGAAATAGAAAGACACTTGTAGGCATTGTTTTTAtctcaacaatgaattgattacTTATGAATCAATTTGGctttattgaaaattatttcagtTCAGTAGATTAGAGCATCAAAAAAATTGTTGCATAGTCAGAAATGTAGGAACATATTACTGATGGGAGCTGAATAAAATTCTCAGGTCTTTGGTAGTGAAGAATGGCATTGAGAGAGTCTGAGTCCCTGCAAACAATTACTGGAAACAGTCTGGAAACCTGCTCCAATAATTGGCTATATGCTATTTAAGCTTTTTATCATTGATTTTTGATGAGAACATATATGAATATCAAATTTACACATTCCCCAAAGTTAAAAGGGCAAGCTAATAAGCTGAATGAGAGTTAGgattaaaaaatatcttaaaagagcaTTGGGGTGAATCTGAGGAAGTCAAATCTAGTGGGAATAAATGTTATATCATACACttgaattcaaaaataaattccataaatACAATATAGGGAAGAAGTAGTTAGCAATTTGTCtgaaagaaaaatctggagaCTTTTTACAAAGCCAATATGAGTCAGTAGCAGAATGTAgaggacaataaaagaaaaaaattatataatcttcGTTTGCATTAAGAGATGACTGAAGGAATAAGAAGATAATAGTCCCAATTTACTTTCCCTTCACTAGATACCATACTAAGTGTTTTACTCATCTAGGTATATCTTAAATTACAAAGAATATTGGTGAATTAAAGGGCACTGAGACAAAAATTGTGAAGGCATTAAAATGcatgtcataaatatttttttgaaaatactaCGAAACATAAGATGGGAGGGGAAAGGGCAAGATGTCATCCATGTTCAAGAATGTGAATGATTGTCAGATAGAAGAGGTTTGGAAATTGTGCATGAAGATAAAATCAGAAGCAATGAACAGAAGTTGCAAAGAACTCATTTAGGCtttatgtcaggaaaaacttcttaattaAAATCTGTCCAAAACTGTAAAATGTGCAGAGAGATGGCACAGTAGTTAGAGCACTAGACTGGGAAACAGGAAAACCTGACATCAAATCTGTACTCACTCACTATACTCACActgactatgtgactctggacaagtcacttaaccctatttgcctcaatttcctcatctatataatggtctagagaaagaaatcacataccactccaatatttttgccaagaaaatccccaaaagtggtcacaaagagttgaatactacagaaaaaaactgaacagcaacaataacaaaaattggaCTGGACTTCCTTAGGTGGTAGTGATTTACCTTTTAGTAAAGATCCTCAAGAAGTGGTTAGATGATCACTTGTCCTTTCCAtgtttaaattctatgatttcataAATCTCAATAAAATTGTTCAGGGTAGAAAAGCAGcagtttctcatttataattCAGATAGacatccattttctcatttggttcTGACATTCTCATTGGGTAGGAAGTGAAATGACTATTGtacaaattatacaaataagaaaactgagtttcaAGGGAAATGTTGGATCACAGACAGAATTAGTTGGGCCTGGGAATCACTTAATTGAACCTtcttattcaacaaacattctaTTCTATGGATATCTCTATAATTATATGACAGTGATAGATGGATTGCAGATTCGATCGAAATAGTCCCTCTTCCTGAGGAACTTTTTTGGTTATCTATAAAGTAAGAAAGTCTGGATGGAGAGAAAGGTCTTGGcctttttaatgtttaaatttttaaaatcttgccactggacacaaatggctccagaggagaaaagggggactCATGACTTTGCACCACCTCTTGtatcttaaacccaaatcacttgGATATCATGgtatcatcttcctgattccatggtTCTTTtctagaacaaaagacaaacaaaacaacattctacatctcattcttttctaaatataattGAGACTCTGAAAACAGAAGAGCAACGTCTAGAGTCATAGTGTAATTTCTAATCCAAGAAGCTTTCCTCTATAGCATACTACCATGAATGCAAACCAAACTACAGAGATAGACTATCAATGGAATAGCATggctgaaagaagaaagaaaatatttacatcaTACACAAACCAGAGTTTAAATACAGTCATgggacaaggaactggaaagattCACAAGGTCATCCATGAAGACAGTAGGATTGGAGAGAATTTATCATAATATCTTTTCTGCTTAATTCAAGAGCATTAATTCAAGAGCATTTCTTGTAATAGATGGAATTTTAGTTAAATATCTTTCAAAAAGCTTGAGGTTTCAGTAACTTCTACATATTCTAACCTACTAACTTTATAGCAAAGCTGATGAGAAAGGTAGATAGATTACTcctgaaatgagtgaacaagaCTTGAAGTGTCAAATGATCAGTCTACTTCATATATTTTCCACTTAATAATTAGTCCAGATCAAAAATCTCCCATTGAAATTAAAGCTGTTTCCATAGAGTTTTACTAGGAGTGTAGAGATtggtaaaaaaaatcttgaattacCTGGAGCTTTGGTTATATATCTGAGACTACTGTAAAGAATCATTGATTCACCTAAAATGgtttattattctataattttgtgGTATTTTTACTTCAAATTTTCTGACAGTAATAAAAAGGTTTACTTCTCACATCCTTATCTacaaaactattctttttttctttttttaagctgaggcaattggggttaggggacttgctcagggtcacacagctaggaagtgttaagtatttaaggccagatttgaactcaagtcttcctggcttcagagctggtgctttatccactgcagcacctagctgcccatacAGAATTCTTTTCAAAGAGGTTTTAGGATGGTAGGGGAAAGTTATATAAAGCCTtataagcatttcttaaactGATATTTGTGAActgaagttatatttttaaaaatttcataattatttttcaacatgattgatttcttctataattgtatattttattttataattttaaagaatcaaaatccctttgaataaaacaaaaggacacacacacacacacacacacacacacacacacacacagaatcctTGGTCTAAAAGCTACTCTGAAACTGAAAAGGTTAGTAACACtcttgaaaaggaaatttctGTTATGGTTCATTGTGTCCTAAGAATATAATGGGGGTTATGACGTTGAATGATTTCATTTAGAGATGGCTACCTTTTCTATAGTTAACCAGAACATAGTAGCAAGAATTCTACCACTTGACACTGCctcatacatagtaggtgcttcatgaATATTCATTAATTGTTTCATTGAGTAACTTAAAGGAGCCAAGaggtaaaatcaaaataagaaagataatATACCTTCGTGGGATCTCCTGTGAACTCCAAGTGGTATAATttctgtgaaggaaaaaaaaaatggacaaaaaagtTTCCCAAAAAGAGCTCATCAAGCTCACAGTCAAGTTCATTCTCATATTGGTTTCAGAAAGTCTCAGAGAAGAACACAGGGCATCTGGTCTCCCATACTTCTTAGCAAATCAAGTAATAAGGGTCACAAAAGAAGTAACCAGGTGTCTATGAAATTACCCTTGGAGCCCTCACCTCAAGTGCTTCCCCGATTTAATTACTCCTCATTTTTCAAAGGCCTTTGGAAGAAAATACGGCTGAGATAAACTATCTCAAAATTAGTAGTGgcacttttttttctcaatttgttgATAAGTCTAATGTTTCATAATCCATCACCACCCTATACTACTTGGCCTCCATTTTAAGCCTAAAATAAGGATTGTATTTGGAGCAAACTACACCAATGTTGCTGAAATTCATGCAGGAAGAgttatattattgtatttatgCCAAAAGGACCTGGCTCTTGTTCTCTATATATTACAATTTTGAGATTCTCCCAAGATTCCTTAGCCATTGCTGATAGACTGGTACTGAAGCAGAGAATTATAGTGAATATACAAATCAATTTAGTTCCAACAAATTACTTTGTCTTTATTTGTCTGATTTACCATTCCAATTTTGGAAGGGCTTGAGTGGATTCAAATGGCCTTTCCAAGGCTACATTTGCCCCTCATGTATAAATGCAATGTTAGTCCAGGGTCAGGTGGACTACACTGAGAAGGCAAAGAGATCATATGCTAAAtagccttctgttcaaggaaggTCTAAGCATATCTGGTTCTCTATAGCTCCAGAATACAGAGGGCCCAGTCCCCATGTCTTAGACCTCTTTAAAAGAATAGATTCTCCAAGGTACTTGATTTGAACAGGAAGGAACTTAAAGTTATACTCACACATATGGACATCAAAAAATTAAACCCCAAAATCCATTTCCCAAATAATGATTTAGGCAATTAACAACTCAACTAGGGCTGGTTGGAGGGACTTTTGTGAAAACTGAAACTACACATAGTTCTTTGAATCCTCAGCAAAAACACAatccaaaaatagaaagaatccagaTGCGTTGATTGTTGCAGTATAAAAGGGGAATTCTTTCATGGTTTTCTTACCAATCATGCCATTTGCTCCCAACAATGTATCTGTGgtccgcaaaaaaaaaaaatgaaaaattatgactATTTATCATTCTAGAAATTAGAGCAAATTGTTCATGGGAAACCTGCCAGGCTGCATGGAGGAACTTGAGAGGCTGAAGTGCCCATATACAAAGTTGTTAAAGTGGCAAAAATTAAGGACTCTAAGATCACCTACCAACTCTTCTGTTATGTGCAGGATCTCATCCTCTGTCTTCTGTCTCATACATTGAATCAGAGTGTCAGATGTAGTTGTTTCACATCCAACCACAGCTGCAATTTTCTATAACAAAATATGAGACATTTTTCCTATTGTCCATCAGGTAAAATAATTATACCCAAACCACCTTGGACCTGAATTTGTGACAACATGGTATAGAGAAAAATtgatgaatttgaagtcagaaaactagTGTTCAATCCTTGCTTTCAATCCACTCAGGGCCACCATTcttaagtaaaatgaaataattaaactaGATGACTTTTTATGTCACTTCCTGCTTTGGCCATTTAAAATGTATGAATCCGGTCAAATTTTTTGAAATGGAATATAATATAAGGATCCTACCTCAGTAAGTGGTTTGATGTTATGTCTGAAGAGAGTTTTTTGAAGGACAACTTCACTCTGCAAAATGACTCGTTGGAAGAGATCCTTGGTCAAAGGAGACAGAACCTAAGAGCAAAAGTAGGGaatgaaattattattcaaaTGCAAAACTGTTACAATGGTAGAATAATCATGATTTTCTTTACTCTGGGCTTTGAAATGCTGACAAACCTGTCTTCCTTtactagaatttaaaaaaaaaattctgaatatagCAGTTAGTGCCTAAAATAATTAGGTAAAATAGAGACAAACTCttactgggtctgtataccaaagaggtcacaaaaaagggaaaaggacctacatgtgcaaaaatgtttgcatcagccctttttgtaatggcgaGGAAcaggaaactaagtggatacctTGGGAAATTGGGAATAAGTTAGATaatgttggggaatggctgaataagttatggtatatgaatgtaattgaatattattgttgtataagaaacaatcagcaagctgTTTTCATATATGAACTTATGATAATGAAGTGAtcataaccaagagaacattgtacacaacaataagaagattatgtgatgatcaactatgatggacttgggtcttttcaacaatgaggtgattcaggccagttccaatagtcttctGGGGGAGTgagctatccacatccagagagagaactatgggaaatgaaaatGGATCACAATAgagaatttttaccttttttcaatttttgttgtgttggcttgcttgtttttttctttctcatttttttcctttttgatctgatttttcttgcataccatgatcaatgtggaaatatgtttagaagaattgcacatgtttaatctatattagatcaCTTGCTGTCCAAAAGAAGAGGGacgtagggaaggagggagaaaaatttgaaacacagtgTTTTGCaatagtgaatgttgaaaactctctttgcatttattgaaaaataaaaaagctactaaaaagtaaaaataaaataaaataatataaaataaatatagagagGGGCAACTAAGatagtacagtggacagagcatcaaGCCTCGTATctgaagaacctgagttcaaatttgacctcaaacacttaatactacctgtgtgactctaggcaaatcacttaactcaaattacctaaacaataaaataaaatagaaaaatagggtCTGGTGTAGCATATGGAAAAGATCCTTTAACTGTGAGTTGCAACCTCATATAAGATAGTGCAATTGAATGggagagtcacaaaattatgatttattatcagttatATGTTTAGTATACGTATTTTTAAAGCCTATATATCCAGGGACACTCAAAACTGTGTCAGGCCAAAAGGGGTCATCAGTAGAAAAAGTTTTAAGCAGCCCTGATACATGTAAGGTCAGCCCTGCAGTTtagaaacctggattcaaattcttcccTTGACACTCACCACCTACGAGGCCTTGAGGGTATCTCTACCCTGAGAGAGTTCTAAAAATCTTGAAGTTACAGAACAACTActgattcacttttttttttctcatcaagaATTCTTATGAGTGGACTCTGCCTACAATCTAACtaaaaatagttaaaagaagAAGCCAGCAGAGGGCACACTTCCTCCTTTGGCTGCCATGCTCTAATTTAGCTTCTCCATGTTCTCTACTTAATAGAGTGGAAACATTCCCAGCAGTGACTCTGAGTAATCtgtattcattttgtttctctccAGTACAACAGAAACTTCTTGAAGTCAGAGACTTTAcatcccagagcttagcacaaggTCTTGTACATaggctgaatttaataaacaGGTGTAACATAAAGACATAAGTGTACTAGAAGCTTTCTTTTCACAGAGTTTTTGTTCTCAGGGATTTCCCTTCTCTAGTTtgtcttaaaatattatttaatgttttatgttttttgtttcatGTTATTTGTCCAAGATGCCAAAAATGGCTCTTTAGTGAATTAAGAGCCTGGTTATATGGGTCAAAGTATATATCaggaaatacatatataataaatgaatttaagattgatttttcttcttaggGCCTAGAAGTGATATTTCTAATGTTGATTTATAAATCTGGAAATTAGATTCTCaatgaaaaattctaaaaattgaaGCTATTAATATAAGAAAGAATGAGTTACTTGAATAAGAAATATGTAGCAGACTGGTTTATAACAAATCCTGGGCTAAATTttgtagtcatttttttttccccttggagtTTTAGGCATTCTGTTTATGccttttctcttcattcattgacttccattctttttattttcttccaaaatcTAAGTTTCTCAGtacttttttctccttatcaAAATATCTTCTTAGAGAAACATGTGATAAATATAATCATATGGAAGTTTCAGATTTAATATGCTACCTACGCTTTCAACAGAAATTGGGGAATAAACTTTAGTAGGGAACAAAGTAGAGGACAAACTTTAATGCAATGAAATTCTACTGCGAGAACACTAGA
The DNA window shown above is from Sminthopsis crassicaudata isolate SCR6 chromosome 2, ASM4859323v1, whole genome shotgun sequence and carries:
- the LOC141552939 gene encoding LOW QUALITY PROTEIN: carboxylesterase 1D-like (The sequence of the model RefSeq protein was modified relative to this genomic sequence to represent the inferred CDS: substituted 1 base at 1 genomic stop codon) codes for the protein MRLVQAAQVNQQQDPSIQQKTSAYLGKSSFHNSPPTDGLLSENRGYLDSDKVMVWIYGGGLLLNSASNYDGVALSALEKVVVVTIQYRLGILGFFITGDEHALENXGCLDQVAALQWVQKNIANFGGDPSLVTIFGEASGGFSASALVLSPLTKDLFQRVILQSEVVLQKTLFRHNIKPLTEKIAAVVGCETTTSDTLIQCMRQKTEDEILHITEELKLYHLEFTGDPTKDDVFIPIVVDGVFWPKSPEELLAEKQFADIQVMMGITNDEFGCILPTAFGYPLSENGLDQETASTLL